One genomic window of Equus caballus isolate H_3958 breed thoroughbred chromosome 6, TB-T2T, whole genome shotgun sequence includes the following:
- the NANOGNB gene encoding NANOG neighbor homeobox — MDLYQQGLEAGDNFTKSKSWSTPSSQNNWIGLKCNINPLLEDGINGIDGINGMSFEETLSSALQFLAQDEQYMNHLQHLQDTKTCDKAFLNSSDATRSADLATQKQLPKPRDQNSDQSNRNHSEDERSGEKKWKEREKEEEKEDEIEEKQEEDQNERLVSKPLMDALWATFKMNRCPTIGDKLSLAFEFNMTEKQIDQWFCKKRKKYNKEMKKRKYKKRLKSCFILSYSFEAT, encoded by the exons ATGGACCTATATCAGCAAGGGCTGGAAGCTGGTGACAACTTCACAAAATCCAAAAGTTGGA GCACACCTAGTTCACAAAATAACTGGATTGGCCTGAAATGCAACATAAATCCACTTTTGGAGGATGGCATCAATGGCATCGATGGCATCAATGGCATGAGCTTTGAAGAGACCCTGAGTTCAGCACTACAATTTTTAGCCCAAGATGAACAATATATGAACCACCTGCAACATCTCCAGGACACAAAGACGTGTGATAAAGCCTTCCTTAATAGCTCAGATGCTACTCGGTCTGCAG ATCTTGCTACACAGAAACAACTACCTAAGCCTCGTGATCAGAATTCAGACCAATCAAATAGGAACCATAGTGAAGATGAAAGAAGcggagagaaaaaatggaaagaaagagaaaaagaagaagaaaaggaagatgaaatagaagagaaacaggaagaggaTCAGAACGAAAGATTAGTGAGCAAACCTCTCATGGACGCTCTCTGGGCAACATTCAAGATGAACAGATGCCCCACAATAGGAGATAAGCTATCACTCGCATTTGAATTCAACATGACGGAAAAACAG ATAGATCAATGGTtttgtaaaaagaggaagaaatacaataaagaaatgaaaaagcgGAAATATAAGAAAAGACTTAAGAG CTGTTTCATACTGTCCTACAGCTTCGAGGCAACCTGA
- the NANOG gene encoding homeobox protein NANOG has protein sequence MSVDPALPQSLPCPEASNSRGSSPVPEIYGPEENYASLQMSSAETPHMETVSPLPSSMELLIQDSPDSSTSPRVKPLPASAETSEAKKEEKVHGKKQKIRTVFSQTQLCVLNDRFQRQKYLSLQQMQELSNILNLSYKQVKTWFQNQRMKCKRWQKNNWPKTSNSVTQGSATTDYPGLYSYHQGCLVNTAGNVPMWSHQAWNNPAWSNQTWNSQSWSNHSWNSQTWCSQAWNNQAWNNQAWNSPFHSCGEDFLQPQIQFQQNSPVSDLEATLETAGESHNATQQTAKYFSTQQIMDLFPNYPMNIQPEDM, from the exons ATGAGTGTGGATCCCGCTCTTCCCCAAAGCCTGCCTTGCCCTGAAGCATCCAATTCCAGGGGATCTTCACCAGTGCCTGAGATTTATGGGCCTGAAGAAAATTACGCATCCTTGCAGATGTCGTCTGCTGAGACACCCCACATGGAGACTG tctctcctctgccttcctccatGGAACTGCTCATTCAGGACAGCCCCGATTCATCCACCAGTCCCAGAGTAAAACCGCTGCCCGCTTCCGCAGAGACGAGCGaggcaaagaaggaagagaaggtcCATGGCAAGAAACAGAAGATCAGAACCGTGTTCTCTCAGACCCAGCTCTGTGTCCTCAATGACAGATTTCAGAGACAGAAATACCTCAGCCTCCAGCAGATGCAAGAACTTTCCAACATCCTGAACCTTAGCTACAAACAG GTTAAGACCTGGTTCCAGAACCAGAGAATGAAATGTAAGAGGTGGCAGAAAAACAACTGGCCGAAGACTAGCAACAGTGTCACTCAG GGCTCAGCAACTACAGACTACCCGGGGCTCTATTCCTACCACCAGGGGTGCCTGGTGAACACTGCTGGGAACGTTCCAATGTGGAGCCACCAGGCCTGGAATAACCCAGCTTGGAGCAACCAGACCTGGAACAGCCAGTCTTGGAGCAACCATTCCTGGAACAGTCAGACCTGGTGCTCCCAAGCCTGGAATAACCAGGCTTGGAACAATCAGGCCTGGAACAGTCCGTTCCACAGCTGTGGAGAGGACTTCCTGCAGCCCCAGATCCAGTTCCAGCAAAATTCTCCTGTCAGTGACCTGGAGGCCACCTTGGAAACCGCTGGGGAAAGCCATAACGCAACACAGCAAACTGCTAAGTATTTTAGTACCCAGCAAATCATGGATTTATTCCCAAATTACCCCATGAACATACAGCCTGAAGATATGTGA